One part of the Sporosarcina ureae genome encodes these proteins:
- a CDS encoding DUF948 domain-containing protein: MLLYISAIVAVAALVVIAIAIIKTAKAVKEAMTDVKETMKRVELKVGGITDKADQLMTQTNQIAENANAKLQSVDGLAASAKELRESTEYVQNSIAKMADQVSAPPGKYAKLMEQTTALSEVASKMYYKMKQNNGER; encoded by the coding sequence GTGCTCTTGTATATTAGTGCCATAGTCGCCGTTGCGGCTTTAGTAGTTATCGCAATTGCTATTATCAAAACAGCCAAAGCGGTCAAAGAAGCAATGACAGATGTAAAAGAAACGATGAAACGTGTAGAACTGAAAGTGGGCGGGATTACGGATAAAGCCGATCAGCTCATGACGCAGACGAACCAAATTGCAGAAAATGCGAATGCAAAACTGCAATCGGTTGACGGATTGGCGGCTTCAGCGAAAGAACTTCGTGAATCCACCGAGTACGTGCAGAACTCTATCGCTAAAATGGCGGATCAAGTATCAGCGCCTCCAGGCAAGTATGCCAAGTTGATGGAGCAGACGACTGCATTGTCTGAAGTAGCGTCCAAGATGTATTACAAAATGAAGCAGAATAACGGAGAGAGGTGA